One window of the Rhizobiaceae bacterium genome contains the following:
- a CDS encoding EamA family transporter: protein MSSTETPARRRTARAPGAVEYALLAGLALGWGTSFMFTKIAVAAVPPVTLIAARVLLAALAMSGFAMARGIRWRISARDFWAFALVGLTSTAAPLVLIADSVAHVHSSVTAITLALSPVITTLLGAFRGDRPTWANLAGIVVGLIGIGVLFGPEALALAGDGGRGMLSALGAALIFSTSLFAMALVRHHDAITVSTISLIFAALWTVPLALIIDGVPPVMPGTGVVASILVLALWNTAASSVLMFALVSRAGPTLTSYNNYLVPAVAVLCGTVFLGEPLTLQAIIGVLLVLAGVSISTLGGGRR from the coding sequence ATGTCCAGCACCGAAACGCCCGCGCGGCGGAGGACGGCGCGTGCTCCAGGCGCGGTCGAATATGCGCTGCTGGCAGGATTGGCCCTTGGCTGGGGCACTTCCTTCATGTTCACCAAGATCGCCGTGGCGGCGGTGCCACCTGTCACGCTGATTGCGGCGCGCGTTCTGCTCGCGGCTCTCGCTATGTCCGGCTTCGCCATGGCGCGCGGCATTCGCTGGCGTATATCGGCGCGCGATTTCTGGGCCTTTGCGCTGGTCGGCCTGACGTCGACCGCGGCGCCGCTCGTGCTGATCGCCGACTCGGTGGCGCATGTGCATTCGTCGGTGACGGCCATCACGCTCGCCCTTTCGCCGGTGATCACCACCCTGCTCGGCGCCTTTCGCGGCGACCGCCCGACCTGGGCCAACCTTGCCGGCATCGTGGTGGGCCTGATCGGCATCGGCGTCCTGTTCGGACCGGAAGCACTGGCGCTGGCCGGCGATGGCGGCCGGGGCATGCTGTCGGCGCTCGGCGCGGCGCTGATCTTCTCGACATCCCTTTTTGCCATGGCGCTGGTCAGGCATCACGACGCGATCACCGTCAGCACGATCTCGTTGATCTTCGCCGCCTTGTGGACCGTCCCGCTGGCGCTGATCATCGATGGCGTGCCGCCAGTCATGCCCGGCACCGGCGTCGTCGCGTCGATACTCGTCCTCGCGCTTTGGAACACCGCCGCTTCCAGCGTCCTCATGTTCGCGCTCGTCTCGCGGGCCGGGCCGACGCTCACCTCGTACAACAATTATCTCGTCCCGGCTGTCGCCGTGCTTTGCGGCACGGTCTTCCTCGGCGAACCGCTGACATTGCAGGCGATCATCGGCGTCCTGCTCGTGCTCGCCGGCGTATCGATTTCGACACTGGGCGGTGGGCGCAGGTGA
- a CDS encoding NIPSNAP family protein yields MIIEKRTYTFHPGKVQEFLALYEREGLPLHSKYLPMIGYFVSEIGTLNQVITMWGYESMADRDTRRAALYADPEWIAFGPKTTPFIQKMETAILRPTSFSPIR; encoded by the coding sequence ATGATCATCGAAAAACGCACCTACACGTTCCATCCGGGGAAGGTTCAGGAATTCCTCGCCCTCTACGAGAGGGAGGGCCTGCCGCTTCATAGCAAGTACCTGCCGATGATCGGCTACTTCGTCTCGGAGATCGGTACGCTCAACCAGGTCATCACCATGTGGGGTTATGAGAGCATGGCCGATCGCGATACCAGGCGCGCCGCGCTCTATGCCGATCCGGAATGGATCGCGTTCGGGCCAAAGACGACGCCCTTCATCCAGAAGATGGAGACGGCGATCCTGAGGCCGACGTCCTTTTCGCCGATACGCTGA
- a CDS encoding acyl-CoA dehydrogenase family protein, translated as MIARTLFSEEHEIFRQSVRRFMEELAPHHEAWEETGEVPRWAWKKAGEQGFLCVAIPEESGGVGADRRYSIILMEEQYRLNLSGLGFALHSDIVAPYIDHYGTSDQKKRWLPKMTSGDYIAGIAMTEPGGGSDLQAIRTTAIRDGDDYVISGQKTFITNGQTADLFLVACKTDRSQGAKGISLIVVEADRPGFERGRRLKKLGTKAQDTSELFFNDVRVPASNLIGEEGKGFAYMMQELAWERMHVGIQALSCCEAALDWTVDYTRNRNAFGKSVIEFQNSRFKLAEAKTEVQVGRIFLDRCLELVLENRLDATTAAMVKLWTSEMQGRVLDELLQLHGGYGFMWEYPITRAYADARVQRIYAGTNEIMKELIARTL; from the coding sequence ATGATCGCGCGCACGCTGTTTTCCGAAGAGCACGAGATCTTTCGCCAGTCGGTGCGGCGCTTCATGGAGGAGTTGGCGCCGCATCACGAGGCGTGGGAGGAGACGGGCGAAGTGCCGCGCTGGGCATGGAAGAAGGCGGGTGAGCAGGGATTTCTATGCGTGGCGATCCCCGAGGAGTCGGGCGGCGTCGGCGCCGACCGGCGCTACTCCATCATCCTGATGGAGGAGCAATACCGGCTGAATTTAAGCGGCCTCGGCTTCGCGCTGCACTCCGACATCGTCGCGCCCTATATCGACCACTACGGCACGTCCGATCAGAAGAAGCGCTGGCTGCCGAAGATGACGTCGGGGGACTATATTGCCGGCATCGCCATGACCGAGCCGGGCGGCGGCTCCGATCTGCAGGCGATCCGTACGACCGCGATCCGCGACGGAGACGACTATGTGATCTCCGGCCAGAAGACTTTCATCACCAACGGGCAGACGGCCGATCTCTTCCTCGTCGCCTGCAAGACCGACCGCAGCCAGGGAGCGAAGGGCATCAGCCTGATCGTCGTAGAGGCCGATCGCCCCGGCTTCGAGCGCGGGCGCCGTCTGAAGAAGCTCGGGACCAAGGCGCAAGATACGTCGGAGCTTTTTTTCAACGATGTCCGCGTGCCGGCCTCCAACCTCATCGGCGAGGAAGGAAAGGGCTTTGCCTATATGATGCAGGAACTCGCCTGGGAGCGCATGCATGTCGGCATCCAGGCTCTCTCCTGCTGTGAAGCGGCGCTGGACTGGACCGTCGACTACACGCGCAACCGCAACGCCTTCGGAAAATCCGTCATCGAATTCCAGAATTCACGCTTCAAGCTAGCGGAGGCGAAGACGGAGGTACAGGTCGGCCGCATCTTCCTCGATCGCTGCCTCGAACTCGTGCTGGAGAACAGGCTCGATGCGACCACGGCGGCGATGGTAAAGCTGTGGACCAGCGAGATGCAGGGCCGCGTGCTGGATGAATTGCTCCAGCTCCATGGGGGCTACGGATTCATGTGGGAGTATCCGATCACGCGCGCCTATGCCGATGCGCGCGTGCAGCGCATTTATGCCGGCACCAACGAGATCATGAAGGAACTGATCGCCAGGACGCTCTGA
- a CDS encoding FAD-dependent oxidoreductase yields MSQQECCVVGAGPTGLMLGLLLARAGVRVTVVEKHTDFLRDFRGDTIHPSTLEVMAELGFLDEFLSLPHQKAERLHAEIDGRSVTIADFSRLPTRCKYIAFMPQWDFLDFLAGKAQKLPNFQLLMGCEAIGLLIRDGNVAGIEARSEDGAVHTLPAALVIGADGRNSTVRRFAGLTAEDLGAAVDVLWMKVSRRPDDPPIAMSHAGPNQGLVMIDRGDYWQIGFVIAKGTFAELRHEGLDAFRVRLSAVAPLPVERFEELSGWEQIHLLKVRMDRLETWWKPGVLCIGDAAHAMSPIGGVGVNLAIQDAVAAANILAEPLRAGSLGDAHLAAVQARRSFPTRATQKLQLMMRRRRSDAGAAGVRKGPPAFLRLIGRWRPLAHLAGRLIGIGFRPEHVGR; encoded by the coding sequence ATGAGTCAACAGGAATGCTGCGTCGTCGGCGCCGGACCGACAGGCCTGATGCTCGGCCTGCTTCTGGCCCGGGCGGGAGTCAGGGTCACGGTCGTGGAGAAGCACACCGATTTCCTGCGCGACTTTCGCGGCGACACCATTCATCCCTCGACGCTCGAAGTCATGGCCGAGCTCGGATTCCTCGATGAGTTCCTGTCGCTGCCGCACCAGAAGGCGGAACGGCTGCATGCCGAAATCGACGGCAGGTCCGTGACGATCGCCGATTTCTCTCGGCTTCCGACGCGCTGCAAATACATCGCCTTCATGCCGCAATGGGATTTCCTCGATTTCCTCGCCGGCAAGGCGCAGAAGCTTCCGAACTTCCAGCTGCTGATGGGCTGTGAAGCCATCGGCCTCCTGATCCGCGACGGCAACGTCGCGGGCATCGAGGCGCGCAGCGAGGACGGTGCGGTCCATACGCTTCCCGCCGCTCTCGTCATCGGCGCGGATGGACGCAATTCGACGGTGCGCCGGTTCGCCGGGCTGACGGCGGAGGATCTCGGCGCGGCGGTCGACGTGCTGTGGATGAAGGTTTCGCGCCGCCCCGACGATCCGCCGATCGCGATGAGCCATGCCGGCCCGAATCAGGGTCTGGTGATGATCGATCGCGGCGACTACTGGCAGATCGGCTTCGTCATAGCCAAAGGCACCTTTGCCGAATTGCGGCACGAGGGTCTCGACGCGTTCCGCGTGCGCCTGTCGGCGGTCGCGCCGCTGCCCGTCGAGCGGTTCGAGGAACTGTCCGGCTGGGAGCAGATCCATCTGCTGAAAGTGCGCATGGACCGGCTGGAGACATGGTGGAAGCCCGGCGTGCTGTGCATCGGCGACGCCGCCCATGCCATGTCGCCGATCGGCGGCGTCGGCGTCAACCTCGCCATACAGGACGCGGTCGCGGCGGCCAACATCCTGGCGGAACCGCTGCGCGCGGGATCGCTGGGCGACGCGCATCTGGCGGCGGTTCAGGCGCGGAGGAGTTTTCCCACCCGGGCGACGCAGAAGCTGCAGCTGATGATGCGACGCCGGCGATCGGACGCAGGCGCCGCGGGAGTCCGCAAGGGGCCGCCGGCCTTCCTGCGTCTCATCGGCCGATGGCGGCCGCTGGCGCATCTCGCCGGCCGGCTGATCGGCATCGGATTCCGCCCCGAACATGTCGGGCGCTGA
- a CDS encoding NmrA family NAD(P)-binding protein, with protein MARRILVTGATGTVGGATMRLLKADADAGRIDLLGAARNDAGAEKLRRDGFLPVAFDFDAVETLRPALEGVDAVFLLTGYSVDMLVHSKRLLDAARAAGVRHVVHLGALAADDTPYAHFAWHQLIERATEAMGFVWTHLRPNFFIDTVWNGFVKRPDRIVHFVGDRRVSWISSDDMAAVAAAALRDPDAHAGKIYPLAVEALTFAEVATILSEVTGLPVEYRPRPASELFPIMQRQGAEPLYAASLAEGVAAIELGEMPLYDAVSDTVERITGRAPVGWRAFAEARKHLLA; from the coding sequence ATGGCGCGGAGAATCCTGGTGACAGGCGCGACGGGCACGGTCGGCGGGGCGACGATGCGGCTGCTCAAGGCCGATGCCGACGCGGGAAGGATCGACCTGCTCGGCGCGGCGCGCAACGACGCAGGCGCGGAAAAGCTCCGCCGCGACGGCTTCCTGCCCGTCGCCTTCGATTTCGACGCGGTCGAGACCCTCCGGCCCGCGCTGGAAGGCGTCGATGCGGTGTTCCTGCTCACCGGCTACAGCGTCGACATGCTGGTCCATTCCAAGCGGCTGCTCGACGCCGCCAGAGCGGCCGGCGTGCGCCACGTCGTCCATCTCGGCGCGCTTGCCGCGGACGACACACCATATGCCCATTTCGCCTGGCACCAGCTCATCGAGCGGGCGACAGAGGCGATGGGCTTCGTGTGGACGCATCTGCGCCCGAACTTCTTCATCGACACGGTGTGGAACGGTTTCGTGAAGCGCCCTGACCGCATCGTGCATTTCGTCGGCGACAGGCGCGTGTCGTGGATTTCCTCCGACGATATGGCGGCCGTTGCCGCCGCCGCGCTGCGCGATCCCGACGCGCATGCGGGAAAGATCTATCCGCTGGCTGTCGAGGCCCTGACTTTCGCCGAAGTCGCCACAATCCTGTCGGAGGTCACAGGGTTGCCCGTCGAATATCGCCCGCGCCCGGCCTCCGAGCTTTTCCCGATCATGCAGCGGCAGGGCGCCGAACCGCTCTATGCCGCGAGCCTCGCCGAGGGCGTGGCAGCCATAGAGCTGGGAGAGATGCCGCTGTACGATGCGGTGTCCGATACGGTGGAAAGGATTACCGGCCGCGCGCCCGTCGGATGGCGCGCCTTCGCAGAGGCGCGCAAGCACCTTCTGGCATGA
- a CDS encoding CoA transferase — MAGALAGTKVVDLTQMLAGPYCTMMLADHGAEVVKIEPVDGDPTRHFGPFPADDSQRHFGGYFQSTNRNKLSLALDLKRPEGRDLLVRLAREADILVENFRAGVMDRLGLGYEVLAAENPRLVYAAIRGFGDPRTGKSPHVDRPAFDVVAQAMGGAMGITGPDADTPIKIGPGIGDIFPAALAAFGILAAYHHAVRTGQGQFLDVAMYDGMVSLCERIVYQQSYTGRSPHPEGNHHPILCPFGTFPARDGQVTIGCPRDSFWVELTGIMERPELAADPRFRTNNDRLAHRAATVALVEEWTRTRTKAEIAAALGERVPFGPVNTAADIFADPHMAARGMLVEVEHPGSDSLVTIASTPIRMTATPGGVTRRAPKSGEDSDRVLRSLGLRDAEIAALRASKVVA, encoded by the coding sequence ATGGCTGGGGCGCTCGCCGGAACGAAGGTCGTCGATCTGACGCAGATGCTCGCCGGGCCTTACTGCACCATGATGCTGGCCGATCACGGCGCCGAGGTCGTAAAGATAGAGCCCGTGGATGGCGACCCGACCCGTCACTTCGGGCCGTTCCCGGCTGACGATTCGCAGCGGCACTTTGGTGGCTATTTCCAGAGCACAAACCGCAACAAGCTGAGCCTCGCGCTGGATCTGAAACGGCCGGAAGGCCGGGACCTTCTCGTGAGGCTCGCGCGGGAAGCCGACATCCTCGTGGAGAATTTCCGCGCCGGCGTCATGGACAGGCTGGGCCTGGGTTATGAAGTGCTGGCGGCGGAGAATCCGCGCCTCGTTTATGCCGCCATCCGCGGTTTCGGCGATCCGCGCACAGGAAAAAGCCCACATGTCGACCGGCCGGCCTTCGATGTCGTGGCGCAGGCGATGGGCGGCGCCATGGGCATTACGGGGCCGGACGCGGACACCCCGATCAAGATCGGACCGGGAATAGGCGATATATTTCCTGCCGCGCTTGCCGCATTCGGCATCCTTGCCGCCTACCACCATGCGGTGCGTACCGGACAAGGCCAGTTCCTGGACGTGGCGATGTATGACGGCATGGTCTCGCTCTGCGAACGCATCGTCTATCAGCAATCCTATACCGGCCGGTCGCCGCATCCGGAGGGCAACCATCATCCGATCCTCTGCCCGTTCGGCACCTTTCCGGCGCGTGACGGTCAGGTCACGATAGGTTGTCCGCGCGATTCGTTCTGGGTCGAGCTTACCGGCATCATGGAAAGGCCCGAACTCGCGGCCGATCCGCGTTTCCGCACCAACAACGATCGTCTCGCGCATCGTGCCGCAACGGTCGCGCTTGTCGAGGAATGGACACGGACGCGCACCAAGGCCGAGATCGCAGCGGCCCTCGGAGAACGCGTGCCGTTCGGGCCGGTCAATACGGCCGCCGACATCTTCGCCGATCCGCACATGGCCGCGCGCGGGATGCTGGTGGAAGTGGAGCATCCGGGTTCGGACTCGCTGGTGACCATCGCCTCCACTCCGATCCGCATGACGGCAACGCCGGGCGGCGTGACGCGGCGCGCACCGAAGAGCGGTGAGGATTCGGACCGGGTGTTGCGGTCGCTCGGCCTGCGTGACGCGGAGATTGCGGCGTTGCGCGCCTCGAAGGTCGTGGCCTGA